The region CAGTCCATCCTTCGTTCCCTCCATGCCCTCTCCAAACGTTCCCACAAGCCCATCATAGCCTCAATCGACCACCTTGGCCATCTCGCGAAGACGCTTCCGCAAATAGGCCAAGATGCAGGCGCGATACAGGCGGGCCTGCCCAAACTGGAAACAGCAGCCCAGTCATTTGCAGAGAAATATAGTAGAGGATCCGAGAATGCCATACTGGACCAACGGAGAAAGGCTATGTTGTTGTCGCGCAACATGGACCGCGTATCCGATGTGCTCGATCTACCCACCCTCCTCTCCTCTGCCATTAGCTCTTCCACTGCTGTCGCCCAGGCTACCGCGTCTTCTGCCACTACCAACGCAAACTATGCCTCGGCCTTGGATCTCTACGCCCACATCAAGCGCCTGCACACGCTCTATCCCAACTCGGTCCTTGTCTCGTCTCTCACTGCCCAGGCCGAGCAAGAAATGAAGACCATGACCACCAATCTCATTAGCTCCCTCCAGTCACAGGGCATCAAGCTGGCCGGCGCCATGCGGACCATTGGCTGGCTCAGACGCGTAGCCCCGGAGCTAGATGAAGCCTGGTCCACCAAGCAAGCCGGCATAGGCAGTGGAGAAGGCACACTGGGCGCTCTCTTCCTCGTTTGCAGACTCGCCTGCCTCGAGCTCATCACAGCCGCTCTTGAACCTCTCCGCGAGCTCGCTGACCAGGAAAGCGAGAAGCGAAACAGCAAAACCACAAAAGGTGACGCTGGGTGGGCTGCCGGCCAGCAAACGGAAAAGTACCTGAAGAAATATCTAGAGGTTTTTCGAGAACAAAGCTTCGCCATTATATCAATGTATAAAAGCATCTTTCCCTCTGCTCTGCCCGCCCCTGGCTCGGAAGAAATAGCACCCGCTGTCAAACCCGTCACGTCGCAAAATCCTCTCCAACCCATTCCCTCCGCTCTAGCTACATTTCCCCTCCACCTCGTTGAAATGCTGTTCGATACATTGCGTACCTACCTCCCCAACGTGCAGGATCGCTCGGCGCGGGACTCGCTGCTCACTCAGGTCTTGTATTGTGCCGCGTCGCTAGGCCGGCTGGGTGGAGACTTTAGCATGATGATTGCGTTATTGGAGGAGGATTTGAGAGCGGAGCTACATGAGAGCGATGAGCAGGAAAAGACGCAGAATGAGCCTGAAGAGGAGTGGATAGACGTCATGAAGAAGCACCGTGTTCAGGCGTCAAGGCTCGAGTTGTTGGCATCGGGCGTCGGCGCAGCCAGGACGGCTAGCCCAGTGGAAAGGATGGCAAGCCCCCAAAAGTAGGTGATGGACATACGCTTCATTTCTGCTTTCAGCACAACTACTACAGAGATCTATTCCGTTTTCGATATGAGACGGGCACATCTAGACCAACGATGGGCAGACACTGAATTCAGCGAGGATGCCATGACGAGCTTCATGAGCCTATTCAAACCCGACACTCTCACCGCACAAAcgcaccaccaccactaGCACTCAGCTGGTTTCCTGTCATCCACCCGCTCTCCGGCAAACAAGCAATGCCCACAATATTCGCCACCTCCTCCAGTGTGCCCGGCCGTCCACCAATCTCCGCCGCCAACTTGACAGTACTTTCGTCGTCCACGCCGGGACGCTCCCTCGCCAGTGGGATTAACGCCTGATACATTTTCAAAGCCTCACTCGCCTCCTTTGGCAGACCGTGCAAAAGGCCCGTATCCATGGGCCCGGGACTCACACTATTGACTGTTGCCCGTTCAGCAAGTTCACGCGCCCACACACGCGTCATGGCTTCTAGGGCGCCTTTGGTGCCTGCATATGACGTCTGCTGGATCAAAGCCCATGTCGTAGTTGCAGACGAGATGTTGACGATTCTACCAGAGCGGTCGTGGGGGAGGTAAGGAAAAGCAGCTTTGATGAGGAGGGCAGGGGCTTTGCAGTTCAAGTTGAATGTTTGATCCCAGAGCTCTATGTCGAGCTCCTGGATGGGCTGTGCATTTACTACTGCGGCATTGTTGATGATGATGTCGATTTGGAAAGGCGTCTTGGCCGCTGGGTTGGTGAAGTACGCCTTTGCTGCGTCGACGATGGCTTGAGGTGCGCATGCGTCGAGTAGATCGGCGCGGACAGGGAGTGCCTTGATGTTGTACGTCTTGGAGAGATGGGCGGCTAGCTCGGAAGCCTTGGAGTCCGACGCGGCTGTTGCGTAGTTGATCACGACGTTGGCACCGCGAGCGGCCAAGTGCGtggcgacggcagcgccgAAACCTAGTAATAGTGAGTTTGTCAGTCTGGCCCAGGTCGTTGGTACTCGGGTCGACGACTGCTTATGTTGGACGTACTTCGCGAGGCGCCTGTGACAATGGCTAGCTTGCCCTCAAAAGGTCGCGGTGATGACATATTGGATTTCCAGAGGATGTGTATGGACAGTTTACAAAGAACGATGTAATAAAGCAGCTTGTATGGACAACCGACACAAATCCAGGGGATTTAAACAGCCTTTCAAGTCTCAGTATAACAACCAAGCCATGTAGTCAGTCACGGCTCACGATTCACAAATCAACAACCCCTATCGCCATCACGGCACTTGTCGCCGCCTCCCGCGATAATCCCTCCACATCTATCCCCTTGGCGAGACCCCTAACCTTCTTTTAGTCCTGAAACCA is a window of Pyrenophora tritici-repentis strain M4 chromosome 2, whole genome shotgun sequence DNA encoding:
- a CDS encoding Dor1 family protein; amino-acid sequence: MADPLYELLIPYFDAAHDAPPPNSPQTNAYLARLTTLPLAALGSSEQQSLSQSSQSILRSLHALSKRSHKPIIASIDHLGHLAKTLPQIGQDAGAIQAGLPKLETAAQSFAEKYSRGSENAILDQRRKAMLLSRNMDRVSDVLDLPTLLSSAISSSTAVAQATASSATTNANYASALDLYAHIKRLHTLYPNSVLVSSLTAQAEQEMKTMTTNLISSLQSQGIKLAGAMRTIGWLRRVAPELDEAWSTKQAGIGSGEGTLGALFLVCRLACLELITAALEPLRELADQESEKRNSKTTKGDAGWAAGQQTEKYLKKYLEVFREQSFAIISMYKSIFPSALPAPGSEEIAPAVKPVTSQNPLQPIPSALATFPLHLVEMLFDTLRTYLPNVQDRSARDSLLTQVLYCAASLGRLGGDFSMMIALLEEDLRAELHESDEQEKTQNEPEEEWIDVMKKHRVQASRLELLASGVGAARTASPVERMASPQK
- a CDS encoding FabG, Dehydrogenase with different specificities (related to short-chain alcohol dehydrogenase), producing MSSPRPFEGKLAIVTGASRSFGAAVATHLAARGANVVINYATAASDSKASELAAHLSKTYNIKALPVRADLLDACAPQAIVDAAKAYFTNPAAKTPFQIDIIINNAAVVNAQPIQELDIELWDQTFNLNCKAPALLIKAAFPYLPHDRSGRIVNISSATTTWALIQQTSYAGTKGALEAMTRVWARELAERATVNSVSPGPMDTGLLHGLPKEASEALKMYQALIPLARERPGVDDESTVKLAAEIGGRPGTLEEVANIVGIACLPESGWMTGNQLSASGGGAFVR